In Bacillus sp. Marseille-Q1617, a genomic segment contains:
- a CDS encoding spore morphogenesis/germination protein YwcE gives MDMFMVYLFVATATPLFLWIEHRKWALIHIPFLVALWAIFIYYIAVPEMGGWGHVTFWSLFVFNFAFAHLAAFWLYAAPYLKKHRKKMMEMRTYNVEK, from the coding sequence ATGGATATGTTTATGGTGTATTTATTCGTTGCCACCGCTACCCCGTTATTCTTATGGATCGAGCATCGGAAATGGGCATTGATTCATATTCCATTCTTAGTAGCATTATGGGCCATCTTTATTTATTACATTGCAGTTCCTGAAATGGGCGGCTGGGGACATGTGACATTCTGGAGTCTCTTCGTTTTTAACTTTGCGTTCGCACATCTTGCAGCGTTCTGGTTATATGCGGCTCCTTATTTGAAAAAACACAGAAAGAAAATGATGGAAATGCGCACATACAATGTTGAAAAATAA